In Mucilaginibacter auburnensis, the genomic stretch CAGGTGCAATGTCATTCGGATCTATCTCTCATGAGGCGCACAGCACCCTTGCTATTGCGATGAACCGCATCGGCGGCAAGAGCAACACAGGCGAAGGTGGTGAAGACGAGATACGCTACAAACCTTTGGAAAATGGCGACTCCATGCGTTCTGCTATCAAACAGGTGGCATCAGGCCGTTTTGGTGTAACGTCAAACTACCTTACTAATGCCGATGAGTTACAGATCAAAATGGCTCAGGGCGCAAAACCGGGAGAAGGTGGCCAGTTACCGGGCGATAAAGTGGATAGCTGGATAGCTAAAACCCGTCACTCAACGCCGGGTGTTGGTTTAATCTCTCCTCCGCCTCACCACGATATTTATTCTATTGAGGATTTGGCTCAGCTGATATTCGACCTTAAAAATGCTAACCGCCAGGCACGTATTAACGTTAAGCTGGTATCAAAAGCAGGTGTAGGTACTATTGCCGCCGGAGTGGCAAAAGCACACGCTGATGTTATTTTGATTGCAGGTTATGATGGTGGTACAGGTGCGTCGCCAATAAGCTCTATTAAGCATGCAGGTTTACCCTGGGAACTTGGTTTGGCCGAGGCTCACCAAACATTGGTACGTAACAAACTGCGCAGCCGCGTGGTGTTGCAGGCAGACGGTCAGTTAAAAACCGGTCGCGATTTAGCAATAGCATGTTTAATGGGTGCCGAAGAGTGGGGTGTAGCAACTGCTGCCTTAGTGGCTGGTGGTTGTATCATGATGCGTAAATGCCATTTAAATACCTGCCCTGTGGGTGTGGCTACTCAAGACCCTGAATTGCGTAAACTGTTTTCAGGTAAGCCTGAGCACGTTGTTAACCTGTTCAAATTCATGGCAGAGGAAATGCGCGAGATCATGGCGGAGTTAGGTTTCCGTACCATTAATGAAATGGTTGGCCGCGTACAATTCCTGAAAGTAAAAGATGGCATCAAGAGCTGGAAAGCTAACAGGGTAGACCTGTCGGGTATATTACATCCGGTTACTTATGATAAAAACTCAACCTTATACAACAGCGAACAGCAAGATCATGGCATGGCCAATATCATTGACTGGAAACTGTGGGAAGATGCTAAACCTGCTTTGGCAGACAAAACTCCTGTATTTGGTACTTATGACGTGGTTAATACCGACCGTACTATTGGTGCGTTGTTATCTAACGAGATATCCAAACTTTATGGTGCTGCAGGTTTACCTGACAACACTATCAACTACAAGTTTAAAGGTTCTGCCGGTCAAAGTTTTGGCGCTTTCTCAACCAAAGGTGTATCTTTTGAATTAGAAGGCGAAGCAAATGACTATGTAGGCAAAGGCTTATCGGGTGCGCAATTAGCGGTTTACCCTCACGCTGAATCAACATTTGTTCCTGAAGATAATATCATTATTGGTAACGTTGCCCTTTACGGTGCAACATCAGGCGAGTTGTATGTAAGAGGTATGGCCGGCGAGCGTTTCGCGGTACGAAACTCAGGTGCTACAACAGTAGTTGAGGGGGTTGGTGATCATGGTTGCGAGTACATGACCGGTGGATATGCGCTTATATTAGGTAAAACAGGCCGCAACTTTGCAGCGGGTATGAGCGGTGGTATAGCATGGGTGTATGATGTTGACGGTACGTTTGCCGAAAACTGCAATACGGAGATGGTTGACCTTGATCCGCTTACTACTAAAGATGATGAGCAAATAGGAGCTTTACTCCGTAAGCACGTTAGCTTAACAGGTAGTAAACTTGCACAGGATATCCTTAAAAACTGGAGCAGCGCTTCGGGTAAATTTGTTAAGGTGTTCCCGAGAGAGTACAAAAAAGTTATTGAAAAATTAGAATTACAATCAGCCAATTAAGATAGATGGGAAAAGTAACAGGTTTTCAGGAATACGATAGGAAACTTCCTGCTAAATTACCTCCTGCAGAACGTATTAAAAATTATAACGAGTTTGAAAGTTTATACTCTGACGAAGAGTTGAACAAACAATCAGCCCGTTGCATGAACTGTGGTATTCCGTTTTGTCATAACGGATGCCCCCTGGGTAACATTATTCCGGAGTTTAATGACGCGGTTTATAAACAGGATTGGGAGGGGGCTTACCAAATATTGTCTTCAACCAATAACTTCCCTGAGTTTACCGGTCGTATTTGCCCTGCACCATGCGAATCTGCGTGTGTGTTAGGCATTAACAAGCCGGCTGTAGCTATTGAAGAAATTGAGAAACACATTATTGAAATAGCTTACCAGAAAGGTTTGGTTAAACCAACCGCGCCTTTAGTTAAAACAGGAAAAAAAGTATCGGTAGTAGGTTCAGGGCCTGCTGGGTTAGCTGCGGCAGCTCAGTTGGCAAAAGCTGGTCACGAAGTTACAGTGTATGAGCGCGACGATAAAGTTGGTGGCTTGTTACGCTACGGTATCCCTGATTTTAAATTAGAGAAAAACGTTATCGACCGTCGCATTGAAGTGATGGAAAAAGATGGCGTTGTATTTAAAACAGGTGTAGAAGTAGGTAAAGACATTTCAACTGATGACCTGATCCGCAATGCAGATGCAGTGGTTTTAGCAGGTGGTTCAACTATCCCGCGTAACCTGCCAATTCCTGGTCGCGAACTTAAAGGTGTTCACTTCGCTATGGATTTCCTTAAGCAACAAAACAAACGTGTTGGCAGCTCACCAATTACAGCCGAAGATATTTTGGCTACTGGTAAAGATGTGGTAGTTATTGGTGGTGGCGATACAGGGTCGGACTGTGTTGGTACTTCAAACCGCCAGGGTGCAAAATCAGTTAAGCAGTTTGAGGTAATGATGCAGCCACCGGCTCAGCGTACCGAAAATATGCCTTGGCCAACTTATCCAATGGTGTTGAAAACCACAACTTCGCACGAAGAAGGTGTTGAGCGTTTCTGGGGTATTAATACCAAAGAGTTTTTAGGAGACGAGAATGGCGAACTGCGTGCTTTAAAAGTTGCTGATGTTAGCTGGGAAGTTGATTTCTTAGGTCGCCCGGTTAAATTTACCGAGGTAGAAGGATCAGAGCGCGAAATACCTTGTCAGCGTGTATTCCTGGCAATGGGCTTTTTGCATCCGCAACATACCGGTATGATAGAAAGCTTAGGTGTTGAGTTAGATGCACGTAAGAACGTAAATGCTAAAGAGGGAGTTTACAGAACTAACGTAAGCAAAGTATTCTCAGCAGGCGATATGCGCCGCGGACAATCATTGGTTGTTTGGGCAATATCAGAAGGCCGCGAGTGCGCGCGTAAAGTTGATGAGTTTTTAATGGGCCATTCAGTACTGGAAAGCAAAGATTCTGTTAACCAGTTCGATCAGGTTTTTAGCTCGTAAAATATGATTCCCTGAAACCCTAAGGGTAGTATAATAGTGATCCTCTTTCGTGAAAGCGAAAGAGGATTTTTTATTTAAGGTAACGCTATTACGAGGTACAAAGATTACAGATGTCAGCTTTTACTTCTCCAACGTTTCCCGCTTCGCCCAACACTCATCCAATGGCGCGCCTGTTGATTTTTAGCCACGATGGCTCTTGTCTCCGTCCAAATATATTGGCGCACTTATCTCCATACCCCCAAAATAAATCCCATCAGCGTAAGTGCTATAATAATGTAACATCCATTTATAAAAATGTGTTTCCAGCTACGCAATTCAAATAAACTATGTATGGCAATTGCGGAGAAACCCCATATGCCGGCCAAAAAACCTGCTACAGCTCCCCATGAGGCATTAGTTTTAGTATCAGCCAGAAAACAGGCCAGGTTAATTGCCATTAGTAATGAAAACAGGGCGGTAAATCCAAATATCTTACCCTGACTTGATGCTTTTAACTGGTCTTCGGTGAGCTTGCTTTCTTTCATCCAGGTGTTGCCAAATACCTTTGGGTTGTACCAAATACCGCCAACCATAAATGACGATAAAGCCGCAATCAATACGGCAGGCCAGTTAATTAGTGAGGGATTCATAATTGTTAAAAGGTCAGTTTTTTTACCCCAAAAAACGGGGGAGTTTGGTTTATTGACTAAAGATAAATAAAAATATCTATCATAATCAATTGATATAAAGTAAAAAAGGCTTGCCAAAACTTGACAAGCCCTTCCATAAGTTGACGTAGCTAACATCTATTCGTCAATCAAATAAGCTCTAAACTTAAATATATTTCGTTCCAAATTGCTGCTTCACATCGGCAACAACTTTTTTCACATTTTGCTCCTGATCGCGCGGGCAAATTAGCAGTGTATTGTTTGATTCTACCACAATAAAATCATGCAGGCCCTGTAAAATAACCAGCTTATCTTCAGGCACGTTTACCATACAATTTGATGAATCGTACATGATGACTTTCTCTGAAGGTATCACGGCGTTACCTACGTAGTCCTTATCAGACAATTCATAAATAGAAGCCCAGGTACCTAAGTCAGACCATCCAAATTCTGATGGTAAAACGTATACATTGTTGGCTTTCTCCATAATACCGTAGTCTATAGAGATATTAGTACACTGCATGTAAGCCTGGTTAACATGATTACGTTCGTTATCAGTATTATAAAACGGACGCGCATCAGCAAAAATATCATTCATATCCGGTAGGTATTGTCCGAATGCGTTAACAATGGCATTTGCAGACCAAACAAAAATACCTGCGTTCCATAAAAAGTCGCCGCTTTGAATAAAGGTTTTAGCAATATCCAATGTAGGTTTCTCTGTAAAAGTTTTTACCTTATGGAAATCTTCACTCAGAATATTATCAGTAAACTGAATGTAACCATAACCCGTGTCAGGGCGAGATGGTTTGATACCTAAAGTAATAAGGCAATCATTTTCAGACGCAACTTTTAATGATTTTTCAATAGTATTGACAAAACCGGGTTCGTCTAAAATCAAATGGTCTGACGGTGCAACAACTATTACCGCATCTGGGTTAATGCTTTCTATTTTGAAACAACCATAAGCAACACACGGCGCGGTATTACGCATAACCGGTTCGGTAAGTATTTGGTTGTCGGCCATATCAGGCAGCTGCTCTTTTACTAGCGAAGTATAATTTTCGTTGGTAACTACAAAAATATTCTCTTTAGGGCACACCTTTAAAAACCTGTCGTAGGTATTTTGAATAAGGGTTTTGCCTGTTCCTAGTATGTCAATAAATTGTTTTGGATGCGACGTTCTGCTGATAGGCCAAAAGCGGCTTCCAATACCGCCAGCCATAATAATGGCGTAATAATTTTTGTTCATTTTTGTTGTGGAAATAGTTTAAGCATTGACGCTGCAAATGTGGAAAATAATATTTGAATTATTAATAAAATCGGCGTTTAATTACCGCAATTAATAAGCAATAAATAAACAAATTGTTTTTGATTAAGACAACTGTTTTTAGGTCTTACAACGC encodes the following:
- a CDS encoding DUF1761 domain-containing protein, with translation MNPSLINWPAVLIAALSSFMVGGIWYNPKVFGNTWMKESKLTEDQLKASSQGKIFGFTALFSLLMAINLACFLADTKTNASWGAVAGFLAGIWGFSAIAIHSLFELRSWKHIFINGCYIIIALTLMGFILGVWR
- a CDS encoding glutamate synthase subunit beta: MGKVTGFQEYDRKLPAKLPPAERIKNYNEFESLYSDEELNKQSARCMNCGIPFCHNGCPLGNIIPEFNDAVYKQDWEGAYQILSSTNNFPEFTGRICPAPCESACVLGINKPAVAIEEIEKHIIEIAYQKGLVKPTAPLVKTGKKVSVVGSGPAGLAAAAQLAKAGHEVTVYERDDKVGGLLRYGIPDFKLEKNVIDRRIEVMEKDGVVFKTGVEVGKDISTDDLIRNADAVVLAGGSTIPRNLPIPGRELKGVHFAMDFLKQQNKRVGSSPITAEDILATGKDVVVIGGGDTGSDCVGTSNRQGAKSVKQFEVMMQPPAQRTENMPWPTYPMVLKTTTSHEEGVERFWGINTKEFLGDENGELRALKVADVSWEVDFLGRPVKFTEVEGSEREIPCQRVFLAMGFLHPQHTGMIESLGVELDARKNVNAKEGVYRTNVSKVFSAGDMRRGQSLVVWAISEGRECARKVDEFLMGHSVLESKDSVNQFDQVFSS
- a CDS encoding mannose-1-phosphate guanylyltransferase, producing the protein MNKNYYAIIMAGGIGSRFWPISRTSHPKQFIDILGTGKTLIQNTYDRFLKVCPKENIFVVTNENYTSLVKEQLPDMADNQILTEPVMRNTAPCVAYGCFKIESINPDAVIVVAPSDHLILDEPGFVNTIEKSLKVASENDCLITLGIKPSRPDTGYGYIQFTDNILSEDFHKVKTFTEKPTLDIAKTFIQSGDFLWNAGIFVWSANAIVNAFGQYLPDMNDIFADARPFYNTDNERNHVNQAYMQCTNISIDYGIMEKANNVYVLPSEFGWSDLGTWASIYELSDKDYVGNAVIPSEKVIMYDSSNCMVNVPEDKLVILQGLHDFIVVESNNTLLICPRDQEQNVKKVVADVKQQFGTKYI